The DNA region TTATGCAACCCAAGTGGCCACATGGAAGAAAGAGCTAGAGGACGGAATTGCAGGCCTGTGGTCTAAGAAGAGAGGGCCTAAGCCAAATACCGAAGCGGCACTTCGTAAAAAGATTGAGAAGCTAGAGAAGCGCAATGCTATGCTAGAGCGCAGGCTTGGCAATGCAGAGACTATTATTGACTTCCAAAAAAAACTTGCGAACATGGTAGGGATCGAGCTGCCCGAGAAAGATATGCCTCGGAGCGAGGACGACTGATAGAGCTAGGGCAAGGCCTGGTCAGTGAGGGTGAAGCAGTAGCTTGGCTAGCTAAGGTTCTAAGTCTTTCCAGATCAAGCTTGTATCGTTCCAAAAAATACAGAAACCAAAGTGGCCAGCGAGTAGCTTCTAGGCCACGTAATGCTCTCGATAAGGCCGAAAAAGATAGGATAATGAAAGTTTTGAATTCTGAGGAGTATATCGAGGACTCGCCGTATCAAGTGGTAAGTAAACTGCTTGATAGGGGGGAATGGCTATGCTCTGTTCGTACCATGTATCGGGTACTAAAAGAGCGGAATCAGTCTCGTGATCGTCGTAATCAGCGTAGTCATCCAAGTTTTCAGAAGCCAGTACTGGTCGCTCGCAAGCCTAATAGGGTTTGGTCATGGGATATTACTAGGCTACCGGGTCCTTACAAGGGTCACTACTTTTACCTTTACGTGATGCTTGATATCTACAGCCGCTACGTAGTTGGTTGGATGGTGAGCGATAAAGAAAATGC from Pseudobacteriovorax antillogorgiicola includes:
- a CDS encoding helix-turn-helix domain-containing protein, which encodes MTKNQENLTKSKDTHQVDDKPKRRQLSPEYKKKILTELEQTQGKRGAVGEILRREGLYATQVATWKKELEDGIAGLWSKKRGPKPNTEAALRKKIEKLEKRNAMLERRLGNAETIIDFQKKLANMVGIELPEKDMPRSEDD
- a CDS encoding DDE-type integrase/transposase/recombinase — protein: MKVLNSEEYIEDSPYQVVSKLLDRGEWLCSVRTMYRVLKERNQSRDRRNQRSHPSFQKPVLVARKPNRVWSWDITRLPGPYKGHYFYLYVMLDIYSRYVVGWMVSDKENA